The sequence GCAACCAGCGAAATGCGCCCCTGTACAAAGTCCAGAGCGCTTGCCTTGCGTCCTTGCGCACTGCGCAGCATGGTTTGATCCATACGCCGGTATCCTTGTGGCTTTTGCGAGTTTTCTGGCCAGGCTGGATCCATTTGCCGTCCATCGAAGTACGGAAGAACGCCGGCTACTGGCGCAGAATAATTGACAAGCTCAGGATGGAAAGCTGGCCCTTTCTTGCATCCGAAACCGGCCAGGGCGATTGCCAGCAAGTAGCAAACAATTCTGGGAGTCATTCCGGCAGTCCTCAAGGTCCGGCGATACGCCGCTCTTCCCTGGCGCCCTGCGCCGCGCTGGCTGCGGCTTCTGTGGGATTGCAAAGCTTGCTGCCTGGCATTCCGAGCGCCGTACCATCGAGCGAAAATGTCTGGTTAAGGTAGACTTGCCCGGTATTGCGCCAGCGCCGCACCATCAGCAGGCGCCCTTGCTCGGTATATCTGCGATATTCGTAGGGCGCTCCGTCCGCATACCATGCCCAGACCTCGCCGAAGTAGTTGCCATAGCGAAATTCGGCGTAGGTGCGCAATTGTCCCTCCCGGTCCCACGTGCGGTGGAGGCCATGCTTCATTCCGGCCAGATAGGGATACTCTGCCAGCAATCGGCCATCGCTGCTTTCCTTGCGCGACATGCCGTGCTGGATTCCATCGCGGTAGGCGGTAAAATGCAGCTCTTCCATGGCCGGAATCGTTGACCGCAACAATCCGCTAAAGGCGCGGCCGTGGTAGAGCAATCTCCCGCCCGCGGCGCTCAGCGCGGGATCACTGGCGTCGACGATCGCGCCACGGCTGCAGGCGGCCATCGCCGCCGCCAGAACCAGTAGTAGTTTCAATTGGAAACCTTTCCAACATTGCCGTAGAAAAAGGATCCCATCAACGTTGGAATGCCGGCTGTTGTATCGTTGCCGCCGCCCGTTCCATTTCCGCCGTAGTGGTAGTGGTAGGTTGGCGTAGTAAACTCGGCAGTTGTCGTGGTGTGTCCGTGATAGGCATCAAGCCCGGTAGCATTGCCGCCCTGCCCCTGGCAGTACTGTCCATAGATGGCGTAGCCGTCGAGGGCTATGCCAATCAAATTGGCGCCAGATCCAAGCGTCGTGAGATTCACGCTGGCCGGCGTGCCGCCGGCGCCATCGCCATTAATGAATTGCGAATGATGGTGGTAACTTCCGGTGTTCTCTGGATGCCCCTCCTGATCGTCAAAGGTCAAAGCCTCAACGGAAAGCGTATCCGGCGGTGCAGCGGCATTGTTGAAGACAGCCAGGCCGTTGACGCCAATGCCGATCGAAACCAGACCGCCCTGGGTTCCGGTGAGCGACCCTGTATTGCGTGTGGGACTGGAAGGGATAGCATAGACAAAATTCTGACTGGAAATAGTATTCGGATTCTGATTTTTCCCGCCGCCAGTATTGAAAGCCTCATTCAAGCTGCCGCTGCGATAGTAGGCGCTGTGAGCGTTCACCAGATTGAGCGACTTGAAGCAATAGTAGC comes from Leptospirales bacterium and encodes:
- a CDS encoding YHYH protein encodes the protein MTFRLSPFFLAVLLLFVHCEQLGLTSSDDDSSTNLALLLAAAALTANPCTSSISAGAVGANSSLSLASGCVSGVSSSMDSSLPSWIRNNFKCSVGYTVSGYYCFKSLNLVNAHSAYYRSGSLNEAFNTGGGKNQNPNTISSQNFVYAIPSSPTRNTGSLTGTQGGLVSIGIGVNGLAVFNNAAAPPDTLSVEALTFDDQEGHPENTGSYHHHSQFINGDGAGGTPASVNLTTLGSGANLIGIALDGYAIYGQYCQGQGGNATGLDAYHGHTTTTAEFTTPTYHYHYGGNGTGGGNDTTAGIPTLMGSFFYGNVGKVSN